From Bicyclus anynana chromosome 7, ilBicAnyn1.1, whole genome shotgun sequence, the proteins below share one genomic window:
- the LOC112058156 gene encoding MATH and LRR domain-containing protein PFE0570w isoform X1, which translates to MEEDAGVKAPVTRLRRRLSVEQTEESKSPAVSTPTKKRGGRKAAKPELELIDENTPTNTTTRKATTKTTTKDVVEPEEKNLTPARRTTRIKSNTSIISETALAVESPRAKRAARRASTTGSDYEAAVTPIRQTRRTRKDSTSSIEKEPQQPPPKQEIQITEVIIEEPDSITTVKSTPQPEKTPSTNPRKSPRLLEKINKTSPGKVIEQSSDESKPATNHSKNSADSISISQQEPTDNSKRDSETSQDALSTVSDSIIKEVNTTPKKSKLRKSFSSAESKENLTKRNRTKSWTNLSASSNSKLYSDNENAQNGIINDLKTPLVILNNVSSIHSSSNASLNQDQNIADKSISSPKKKDCVNLQVENIDVPDKTNSIQNKNKTESETVSLDKYMNTKQQSKDALASEIFKKNPSRDMKVTLFIEDTPDSNSDKINLQTSHDNEDQCVPEVVHPVETFQSELNSFSSTLDKQNMLNKSKEPRDNDCEPMDIDETIPENLIMAGAQTPEKNTSSIKLSSTNLHTSNLTTEEMENVSRRQSSIIQSLNKSEIATKSTLILSQIKDSPTGVVNNLGKSLQVSNNELLSQSVDDLNITQESDVKKKLSLHYSTSTPLQDKNIQKLKGIQVNTSIIAMQNNDSKNIINHVGNLSKNQYENLSDKNDSVASHDGNLKDTLKRENSERNTDTSKNKGKGRNSSKKYIENEMIHSSEDEKMYSEKDKSIDNHTNISINDKKVCTSQNKSKSADIPSEEKHINESDDDNAETSSLRNEVFNASGNYKPEEKDIKSDMVNSSQNEKMESDGDTSIDNNTNINLSDKNACKLENESKSADLLSEKQNTSSESEEEYESDEDSVEKSNLLDDEAFDAGDDYESGDSQDDSERQFEKENEIIDKGVTLTSEEEFSDDSDYEKDSFLVSSNEEDNELLDGSDDDLSMSDNELKMTTTSKKKFNERKVKEQKKASREMFESRHKLNSSKNSSNASILSATKNKKRLQISSSESEEDIPAKPKKYNRLRLDSTKEASLLNDESEHKISKKKNRHLPDTSSSDESIPKEKEITICDETIKESDPLSQIKTEPKTPIKSANSSIAFMDTENVNNDEIDKNESTMTQIEVDDPLQATMAADDESLSSDNENIMQNYDSVLQDLNKNKNSKVKACDISLNLDNKKKKTAKVALVDELNLTQLKSPRRTKSKHTEEVNNSAEEMLSNTAEDASSDSIDLHLLFSEDSNSSETSALQNKMKTANDDSEVFIPLKKTEAKTDIRESKDEEQSMEVSFNQSIVKANKRKSQQHESTSSGDEHPSFFIDTVGTLGDPSDKTHDDSLKINKKQSTENSSFAMEKSVNKSVSNAKAQENSEDDSPLEISYKKEKKRSSKVADVSSVAFEKDTNDKMSNSKTPSSEKKKKNKSMDANISVQATEDLVADQTINKSILKTPGSEKKHKKKSMDANITVQEDCVADKTVNKSITKTPASGKKRKKKSMDADDILEQADSEAEQTINKSTNNTPGSEKKLKKKSIGAELVVLEDTTDVAVKTLNKSIAKTPNSEKKHKNKSMNVDISEQADYVADKTINKSITEMPGSEKKRKKKSMNADISEQAAETTDVADKTHNKSIAKTPNSEKKHKKKSMNADISEQADSVTDTINKSITEIPDSEKKQRKSVNADISEQADPVADKTLNKSIAKTPASEKKLKNKSMDAESSEQADIVCDSTENKSTSKISNSEKQNKHQSGSHAGQNDEITENTEISSKKRKRQSSLNTTKEEIHPTDVAEVLKDSLGNEKKKRKIATEDATATVSVEITVKRNRKRKEPEQDVPSNQTKKMVKEAPVFNKVPRLPSTVLKQLDNAPDKQVLNQKPEVISTTQFLVQEAKRRKTKPSNYLEESIYLNDHTENTRNVKKRLEKPKVLPFVPTASTSSSGFTTNFKINVVPNEFKFVAQSNSVSQSFKDNYLYGPKIKRVGTYDLHKRRRNIKLSKF; encoded by the exons ATGGAAGAAGACGCAGGCGTCAAAG CTCCTGTGACACGTTTAAGAAGAAGACTGTCTGTTGAACAGACAGAAGAGAGCAAATCACCAGCTGTCAGCACGCCAACTAAGAAAAGAGGTGGCCGGAAGGCTGCAAAACCGGAACTAGAACTAATTGATGAAAACa cTCCGACTAACACAACAACAAGAAAGGCAACAACAAAGACAACAACAAAAGATGTTGTGGAACCTGAAGAGAAGAATTTGACACCAGCAAGACGGACAACAAGAATTAAATCAAACACCAGCATTATATCTGAGACAGCTCTTGCAGTTGAGTCACCCAGAGCTAAAAGAGCTGCTCGCAGAGCATCAACTACAG GCAGTGATTATGAAGCGGCTGTCACACCTATCAGACAAACCCGTAGGACTAGAAAAGACTCTACTTCTAGCATTGAAAAAG AACCACAACAACCTCCTCCTAAACAAGAAATACAAATAACTGAAGTTATCATAGAAGAACCTGATAGTATTACTACTGTAAAGTCTACACCTCAGCCTGAAAAAACTCCATCAACAAATCCCCGTAAAAGCCCTCGACTATtagagaaaattaataaaacttctCCTGGTAAAGTAATTGAGCAATCCTCTGATGAAAGTAAGCCAGCTACTAATCATAGTAAAAATAGTGCAGATTCAATTAGCATTTCCCAACAAGAACCTACAGACAACTCAAAAAGGGATTCTGAAACATCACAAGATGCATTGTCAACTGTCAGCGATAGTATAATAAAAGAAGTAAACACTACACCGAAAAAGTCAAAATTACGTAAAAGTTTTTCAAGTGCAGAAAGTAAAGAAAACTTAACGAAAAGAAATCGAACTAAATCATGGACAAATCTATCTGCCTCAAGTAATAGTAAATTATATAGTGACAATGAGAATGCTCAAAATGGAATTATAAATGATCTTAAAACACCTTTGGTTATTCTAAACAATGTTAGCTCGATACATTCTTCATCAAATGCAAGTTTGAATCAAGATCAAAACATAGCAGACAAATCCATTTCaagtccaaaaaaaaaagactgtGTGAATTTACAAGTTGAGAACATAGATGTACCTGACAAGACAAATAGCATTCAGAATAAAAATAAGACAGAAAGCGAAACTGTTTCGCTTGATAAATACATGAATACTAAACAACAAAGTAAAGATGCATTAGCAAGTgaaatttttaagaaaaatccaAGCAGGGACATGAAGGTAACGCTATTTATAGAAGATACACCTGACTCCAATTCCGATAAAATAAATCTGCAAACAAGCCATGATAATGAAGACCAATGTGTTCCAGAGGTAGTGCATCCCGTTGAGACATTTCAATCAGAATTAAACTCGTTCTCATCAACTTTagataaacaaaatatgttaaACAAATCTAAAGAGCCAAGAGACAACGATTGTGAACCAATGGATATCGATGAAACTATACCTGAAAATTTAATCATGGCTGGTGCGCAAACCCCTGAAAAGAATACAAGTAGCATTAAATTGTCGTCTACTAATCTTCATACCTCAAATTTAACTACTGAAGAAATGGAAAATGTATCCAGAAGACAGTCTTCTATTATTCAAAGCTTAAATAAAAGTGAAATAGCCACTAAAAGTACCCTTATATTGTCACAAATAAAAGATTCGCCTACCGGGGTTGTCAATAATCTGGGGAAATCACTTCAAGTCTCAAATAATGAACTTTTATCGCAATCCGTAGACGACTTAAATATAACTCAAGAAagtgatgtaaaaaaaaaattatctcttCATTATTCAACAAGTACTCCTTTAcaagataaaaatattcaaaagctTAAAGGAATACAAGTCAACACTTCAATCATTGCTATGCAAAATAATGATagcaaaaatattatcaatcatGTTGGTAATTTATCGAAGAATCAATATGAAAATCTTTCCGATAAAAATGACAGCGTGGCGTCACATGACGGCAATCTAAAAGATACTCTGAAAAGAGAGAACTCCGAAAGAAACACTGACACGAGCAAAAATAAAGGGAAAGGCAGAAACTCGTCAAAAAAGtatattgaaaatgaaatgattCACTCCTCTGAAGATGAAAAAATGTATTCTGAAAAAGATAAATCAATTGataatcatactaatataagcATTAACGACAAAAAGGTATGCACATCACAAAATAAAAGCAAATCTGCAGATATACCTTCTGAAGAAAAACACATCAATGAGTCCGACGACGACAATGCAGAAACAAGCAGTTTACGTAATGAAGTATTCAATGCTAGTGGCAACTATAAGCCTGAGGAAAAGGATATCAAAAGTGATATGGTAaactcttctcagaatgaaaaaATGGAGTCTGACGGAGATACATCAATTGATAACAATACAAATATCAATCTTAGCGACAAAAACGCATGCAAATTAGAAAACGAAAGCAAATCTGCAGATTTACtctctgaaaaacaaaatacttcaTCAGAGTCAGAGGAAGAATATGAATCTGATGAAGACTCGGTAGAAAAAAGCAATTTACTTGATGATGAAGCATTCGATGCTGGTGACGACTATGAGTCTGGGGATAGTCAAGATGACAGTGAACGAcaatttgaaaaagaaaatgagaTCATAGATAAAGGTGTAACGTTAACAAGTGAAGAAGAATTTTCTGACGATTCTGACTATGAAAAAGACTCGTTCTTAGTAAGTTCCAATGAAGAAGATAATGAATTATTAGATGGTTCTGATGACGACTTGTCGATGAGTGATAATGAACTTAAAATGACTACTACGTCCAAGAAAAAGTTCAatgaaagaaaagtaaaagagCAAAAGAAAGCTTCCAGAGAAATGTTTGAGTCACGGCATAAATTAAACTCTTCAAAAAATAGTTCAAATGCAAGCATATTAAGTGCGACCAAAAATAAGAAACGTCTCCAGATTAGTTCCTCAGAATCAGAGGAAGATATACCAGCGaagccaaaaaaatataatagattaCGATTAGACTCTACCAAAGAGGCTAGTTTACTAAACGACGAAAGTGAGCACAAGATTtcgaaaaagaaaaatagacacCTTCCTGATACCAGCAGTAGCGATGAAAGTATACCAAAGGAAAAAGAAATAACCATCTGTGATGAAACAATTAAAGAAAGTGACCCATTATCTCAGATAAAAACAGAACCCAAGACTCCAATAAAAAGTGCCAACTCTTCTATAGCGTTTATGGATACAGAAAacgttaataatgatgaaatagaTAAAAATGAATCAACAATGACTCAAATCGAGGTTGACGATCCATTGCAAGCTACAATGGCTGCAGATGACGAGTCTCTCAGTAGTGACAATGAAAATATAATGCAGAATTATGACTCAGTATTGCaagatttaaacaaaaacaaaaattcaaaagtcAAAGCCTGTGACATTTCATTAAACCTagacaataaaaagaaaaagacagCGAAGGTTGCTCTAGTAGACGAGTTAAATTTAACTCAACTAAAATCGCCTAGAAGAACAAAAAGTAAACATACAGAAGAGGTTAATAACAGTGCCGAAGAAATGCTAAGCAACACAGCAGAAGACGCGTCATCAGATTCTATTGATTTACATTTGTTATTCTCCGAAGACAGTAATAGTAGTGAAACTTCGGCGTTGCAGAATAAAATGAAGACGGCTAATGATGACTCTGAAGTATTTATACCTTTGAAAAAAACTGAAGCCAAAACAGACATTCGTGAAAGTAAAG ATGAAGAGCAATCTATGGAAGTATCATTCAATCAAAGTATTGTTAAGGCAAATAAACGAAAGTCTCAACAACATGAAAGTACTTCAA GCGGAGATGAACATCCCAGCTTCTTTATTGACACTGTGGGAACACTGGGTGATCCATCAGACAAAACGCATGATGACAGTTTaaagataaacaaaaaacaatcgACAGAAAAcagta GCTTTGCAATGGAAAAATCAGTGAATAAGTCAGTCAGTAATGCAAAAGCCCAAGAAAATTCTGAAGATGATTCTCCTCTTGAGATCtcgtataaaaaagaaaagaaacgaTCTTCCAAAGTGGCAGATGTTTCTTCTGTGGCATTTGAAAAAG ATACCAATGACAAAATGTCCAATTCTAAAACACCGTCCAgcgaaaagaaaaagaaaaacaaatcaatGGATGCTAATATTTCCGTACAAGCAACAGAAg ATCTTGTAGCAGACCAAACTATCAATAAATCAATTCTTAAAACGCCTGGTAGCGAAAAGaaacataaaaagaaatcaATGGATGCAAATATTACAGTACAAGAAG ATTGTGTAGCAGACAAAACTGTCAATAAGTCAATCACTAAAACTCCTGCCAGTGGAAAGAAACGTAAAAAGAAATCAATGGATGCTGATGATATCTTGGAACAAGCAG ATTCTGAAGCAGAGCAAACTATTAATAAATCAACTAATAATACACCCGGCAGCGAAAAGAAACttaaaaagaaatcaatagGAGCTGAACTTGTAGTACTAGAAG ATACCACAGATGTAGCAGTCAAAACTCTCAATAAGTCAATCGCTAAAACACCCAACAGTGAaaagaaacataaaaataaatcaatgaatgTTGATATTTCAGAACAAGCAG ATTATGTAGCagataaaactatcaataagTCAATCACTGAAATGCCCGGCAGCGAAAAGAAACGTAAAAAGAAATCAATGAATGCTGATATTTCGGAACAAGCAG CAGAGACCACAGATGTAGCAGACAAAACTCACAATAAGTCAATCGCTAAAACGCCCAACAGTGAAAAGaaacataaaaagaaatcaATGAATGCTGATATTTCAGAGCAAGCAG ATTCTGTAACAGATACTATCAACAAGTCAATCACTGAAATTCCCGACAGCGAAAAGAAACAAAGGAAATCAGTGAATGCTGATATTTCGGAACAAGCAG ATCCTGTGGCAGACAAAACTCTCAATAAGTCGATCGCTAAAACTCCCGCAAGtgaaaagaaactaaaaaataaatcaatggaTGCTGAAAGTTCGGAACAAGCAG ATATCGTTTGTGACAGTACTGAAAACAAATCTACTTCGAAAATTTCTAACAGCGAAAAGCAAAATAAACACCAGTCGGGATCTCATGCTGGACAAAATG ACGAAATCACAGAAAATACTGAAATAAGTTCCAAGAAACGCAAACGGCAATCATCTCTGAATACCACAAAAGAGGAAATACATCCTACTG ATGTCGCTGAGGTATTGAAAGACTCGCTCGgcaatgaaaagaaaaaacgGAAGATTGCTACAGAAGACGCAACGGCTACGGTTTCAG tTGAAATAACCGTCAAGAGAAACAGAAAGAGAAAAGAACCAGAACAAGATGTACCATCAAATCAAACCAAAAAG ATGGTGAAGGAAGCGCCAGTGTTTAACAAAGTGCCACGTCTGCCTTCTACTGTGTTGAAGCAATTAGATAATGCACCGGACAAACAAGTGTTAAACCAAAAACCTGAAGTGATATCAACAACACAATTCCTCGTTCAAGAAGCAAAAAGGAGGAAGACAAAACCATCGAACTATTTAGAAGAGAGTATTTACCTCAATGATCATACTGAAAACACAAGAAATGTCAAGAAACGTCTTGAAAAGCCAAAAGTTCTACCGTTTGTACCCACAGCATCGACATCTAGCAGCGGCTTtacaacaaactttaaaattaatgttgtaCCCAATGAATTCAAATTTGTTGCCCAATCAAATTCAGTCAGTCAAAGTTTCAAGGACAATTATTTGTATGGCCCTAAAATTAAACGCGTAGGCACGTATGATTTACACAAAAGACGAAGAAACATAAAATTGTCCaaattctaa